One window of Trinickia caryophylli genomic DNA carries:
- a CDS encoding 3-hydroxybutyrate dehydrogenase produces the protein MSSLNTSLNGKAAVVTGAASGIGKEIALTLAAQGAALAIADINLAAAQTVADEIAKAGGKAIAVAMDVTDEASVTHGIDTVAEKFGSVDILVSNAGIQIVNPIENYAFSDWKKMQAIHLDGAFLTTKAALKHMYRDNRGGVVIYMGSVHSHEASPLKSAYVAAKHALLGLARVLAKEGAAHNVRSHVVCPGFVRTPLVDKQIPEQAKELGISEEEVVKRVMLGQTVDGVFTTVQDVAQTVLFLCTFPSAALTGQSVVVSHGWYMQ, from the coding sequence ATGTCCTCGTTGAACACCAGCTTGAACGGCAAAGCCGCGGTCGTGACCGGTGCGGCCAGCGGCATCGGCAAGGAGATCGCGCTGACGCTTGCGGCACAAGGCGCGGCGCTTGCCATTGCCGATATCAACCTGGCCGCGGCGCAGACCGTGGCCGACGAAATCGCCAAGGCGGGCGGCAAGGCGATCGCGGTTGCCATGGATGTGACCGACGAAGCGTCGGTGACCCATGGCATCGATACCGTGGCGGAGAAGTTCGGCTCCGTCGACATCCTCGTGTCGAATGCCGGCATCCAGATCGTCAATCCGATCGAAAACTATGCGTTTTCCGATTGGAAGAAGATGCAGGCCATCCATCTCGACGGTGCCTTCCTGACCACCAAGGCGGCGCTCAAGCACATGTATCGCGACAATCGCGGCGGTGTGGTGATCTACATGGGCTCGGTGCATTCACACGAGGCCTCGCCGCTCAAGTCCGCTTATGTCGCGGCCAAGCACGCGCTGCTCGGCTTGGCGCGCGTACTCGCAAAAGAGGGCGCCGCGCACAACGTTCGTTCACATGTCGTGTGTCCGGGCTTCGTGCGCACGCCGCTCGTCGACAAGCAGATTCCCGAGCAGGCAAAGGAGCTTGGCATCAGCGAGGAGGAGGTCGTGAAGCGCGTGATGCTCGGCCAGACCGTCGACGGCGTGTTCACCACCGTTCAGGATGTGGCGCAAACGGTACTCTTTCTCTGTACATTCCCGAGCGCGGCGCTTACGGGGCAATCGGTCGTCGTGAGCCACGGCTGGTACATGCAATAA
- the cueR gene encoding Cu(I)-responsive transcriptional regulator, with translation MNIGEAARASGVTAKMIRYYESVGLLAPRARTEAGYRVYGTPEVHTLRFIRQARRLGFLVDDIRKLLALWQDRSRASAEVKTIALGHVAELDRRIAELTEMRDTLAHLAAHCGGDERPDCPILERLAGSEGPAACH, from the coding sequence ATGAACATTGGCGAAGCTGCCCGGGCATCCGGGGTAACGGCGAAAATGATCCGCTACTACGAAAGTGTCGGCCTGCTGGCGCCGCGCGCGCGGACGGAAGCCGGCTATCGCGTCTACGGCACGCCGGAGGTCCATACGCTGCGATTCATCCGGCAGGCCCGGCGGTTGGGTTTTCTCGTGGACGACATCCGCAAGCTGCTTGCCTTGTGGCAGGACCGTTCGCGCGCCAGCGCCGAAGTAAAGACGATCGCGCTCGGGCACGTGGCCGAACTCGATCGACGCATCGCCGAGCTGACAGAAATGCGCGACACGTTGGCACATCTCGCGGCGCATTGCGGGGGCGATGAGCGCCCCGATTGCCCGATTCTCGAGCGGCTCGCCGGCTCGGAGGGGCCGGCCGCCTGCCATTGA
- a CDS encoding 23S rRNA (adenine(2030)-N(6))-methyltransferase RlmJ codes for MLSYRHAFHAGNHADVLKHTLVVQLLRHLAQKDKAYWYVDTHAGAGVYALTEGYAAKTAEFETGIGRLWQRDDLPAALADYVDQVSALNPDGALRYYPGSPYLAWRLMREQDRMRLFEMHSTEIDVLRHNFRDAGRRAMLYAGDGFEGIKALLPPPPRRALVLVDPSYEDKRDYARTIACLEGCLKRFATGVYAIWYPQVVRPESQRFAEQLKRLQQTDWLHVTLTVSRPPADGFGLYGSGMFVLNPPYKLAQTMKETLPYLVQALGQDSEAKFSVESRIA; via the coding sequence ATGCTCAGCTACCGCCACGCGTTTCATGCCGGCAATCATGCCGACGTTCTCAAGCACACGCTCGTCGTGCAGTTGCTGCGCCACCTCGCGCAGAAAGACAAAGCGTACTGGTATGTCGATACACATGCCGGGGCCGGCGTGTACGCGCTGACAGAAGGGTATGCGGCCAAAACGGCCGAGTTCGAAACCGGCATCGGCCGGCTGTGGCAACGCGACGATCTGCCCGCTGCGCTCGCCGACTACGTCGATCAGGTGAGCGCGCTCAATCCCGACGGCGCGCTGCGCTATTACCCCGGTTCGCCCTATCTGGCGTGGCGGCTCATGCGAGAGCAGGATCGGATGCGGCTGTTCGAAATGCACTCGACGGAAATCGACGTCCTGCGTCACAACTTTCGCGACGCCGGGCGCCGCGCAATGCTCTACGCGGGCGACGGCTTCGAGGGCATCAAGGCACTGCTGCCGCCCCCGCCGCGCCGGGCACTGGTGCTCGTAGACCCGTCCTACGAGGACAAGCGCGACTATGCACGTACGATCGCCTGTCTCGAAGGGTGCCTGAAGCGTTTCGCCACCGGTGTGTACGCGATCTGGTATCCGCAGGTCGTGCGGCCCGAATCGCAGCGCTTTGCGGAACAATTGAAGCGGCTGCAGCAAACCGACTGGCTGCACGTCACGCTGACGGTCAGCCGCCCGCCCGCCGACGGCTTCGGTTTATACGGCAGCGGAATGTTCGTCCTGAACCCGCCCTACAAGCTCGCGCAGACGATGAAGGAAACGCTGCCCTATCTCGTGCAAGCGCTGGGGCAGGATAGCGAAGCGAAGTTCAGCGTGGAATCGCGCATCGCCTGA
- a CDS encoding dTDP-4-dehydrorhamnose reductase family protein produces the protein MFRVAVIGASGLVGRALMRELQARPDWAVVGTAHRRIRGALVPLDLRDAAAIEAFFARHTPDAVVIAAAERRPDVCEQDPASARALNVDAVRLVAAAARTSGAWVLSISTDYVFDGTRPPYHTHDAPNPLNAYGHSKLDGERALADATDFGCVLRLPLLYGEIADWHESAVTSLVPAVVVAGKAGAPPAVMDAWATRYPTFTGDVACVIRQMLERAQAGNALCGIAQWSGDEPMTKFDIANRIARILRIDAKVVPQYTPADSTPRPKDCHLDSSRLEALGVGRRTPFDQALTEVLAFGQRAGHLPALP, from the coding sequence ATGTTTCGCGTAGCCGTCATCGGCGCATCGGGTCTTGTTGGGCGCGCGCTCATGCGCGAACTGCAAGCCCGGCCCGACTGGGCCGTCGTGGGTACGGCCCATCGCCGCATTCGGGGCGCGCTGGTCCCGCTCGACCTGCGAGACGCGGCGGCGATCGAGGCCTTTTTCGCCCGGCACACGCCAGATGCGGTGGTCATCGCGGCGGCCGAGCGCCGGCCGGATGTCTGCGAGCAGGACCCGGCCAGCGCGCGCGCGCTCAACGTCGATGCGGTGCGGCTCGTTGCCGCAGCGGCACGGACCAGCGGCGCCTGGGTCCTGTCGATTTCCACCGATTATGTCTTCGATGGCACCCGCCCGCCGTATCACACGCACGACGCGCCGAACCCGCTGAACGCTTATGGGCACAGCAAACTCGACGGCGAGCGCGCACTGGCCGACGCGACCGATTTCGGCTGCGTTTTGCGCTTGCCACTGCTTTACGGAGAGATTGCGGATTGGCATGAATCGGCCGTCACTTCTCTCGTACCCGCCGTCGTCGTCGCCGGCAAAGCCGGGGCGCCGCCCGCCGTCATGGACGCCTGGGCCACCCGCTACCCTACCTTCACCGGCGACGTCGCGTGCGTGATCCGGCAAATGCTCGAGCGTGCGCAAGCGGGCAACGCCCTGTGCGGCATCGCGCAGTGGTCCGGAGACGAGCCGATGACGAAGTTCGACATCGCGAACCGCATCGCACGCATTCTCCGTATCGACGCCAAGGTCGTCCCGCAATACACTCCCGCAGACTCCACGCCGCGCCCGAAAGACTGTCACCTCGATTCGAGCCGGCTCGAAGCGCTCGGCGTCGGCCGTCGCACGCCGTTCGACCAGGCGCTGACAGAGGTGCTCGCATTCGGCCAGCGCGCCGGCCACCTTCCCGCGCTGCCCTGA
- a CDS encoding DUF3563 family protein → MLAYILEKLSNWFEAAERRRREAYLASSTDIVDLERRLRALESNGYTQ, encoded by the coding sequence ATGCTTGCCTACATCCTCGAAAAGCTCAGCAACTGGTTCGAAGCGGCCGAACGTCGTCGTCGCGAAGCCTATCTGGCTTCCTCGACGGATATCGTCGATCTCGAACGGCGCCTGCGCGCGCTCGAAAGCAACGGCTACACGCAGTAA
- a CDS encoding TonB-dependent receptor plug domain-containing protein, producing MSRLIRCVVAVVSFAVGAHAGWAAAADGGDVPQASNLSTSALASMPLESLMQVKFVTTASLFKQRVADAPAAAVVLTADDIRNFGWRTLADALASLPGLYTSYDRTYTYLGARGFRRPGDYNSRFLLLIDGMRVNDAVYDQAAIGTDFPLDLDLVERIEYVPGPGSAVYGSNALFGVINVVTKSGRDFNGAQVATSAGSFGERRARATYGWHGDNGADLVLSATSYARSGQDLYYPEFDTPEQNHGVANGLDYDRAQYLFAKLAYRGLTISAGYGNRTKGAPNAPYDAVFNAPFSTTDTHSFVNASYRHAVSSELELAAQVFWERYDYRSRAFYGDPAALNVDGDKAIWYGADLHATWTGLRGHKIVAGVNATRDASRTQYNYNVDPYEQILDDHHSANRIGIYVEDEIQLSRRFTFNAGLRLDDESISGVNLSPRLALIYKATDRDTVKLVYGQAYRAPNAYELYYTIPGADGQQGNASLKPEHITTVELIYDRQLGEAGHATASIFHYHVRNLISEMPNASGVEQFQNVNRANAKGVELAYEQRIAGGATVRASYTWQMTRDEDSGLILQDSPRHLAKLNVAVPLFGQAARLGTELRCVSSRLAQGGAAGGYCLGNVTIGTARLIPHGDLSFSVYNVTDKRYSDPAGPGFAQSAIVQQSRTFLAKLVVGF from the coding sequence GTGTCCCGCCTTATTCGCTGTGTCGTTGCCGTTGTGTCGTTCGCGGTCGGAGCGCATGCGGGCTGGGCTGCCGCCGCCGACGGTGGCGACGTTCCTCAAGCTTCGAACCTGTCGACGTCCGCACTTGCCTCGATGCCGCTCGAATCGCTCATGCAGGTCAAGTTCGTCACGACTGCGTCGCTTTTCAAGCAGCGTGTCGCCGATGCGCCGGCCGCCGCCGTCGTCCTGACGGCCGACGATATCCGCAACTTCGGCTGGCGCACGCTCGCAGACGCGCTCGCATCGCTGCCCGGGCTTTACACCTCGTATGACCGCACCTACACGTACCTCGGCGCACGCGGCTTCCGGCGTCCCGGCGACTACAACAGCCGCTTTTTGCTGCTGATCGACGGTATGCGCGTCAACGACGCCGTCTACGACCAGGCCGCCATCGGCACCGACTTTCCGCTCGACCTCGATCTCGTCGAACGCATCGAGTACGTACCTGGTCCCGGCTCGGCCGTCTACGGCTCGAATGCGCTTTTCGGCGTGATCAACGTCGTGACCAAGAGCGGGCGCGATTTCAACGGCGCCCAGGTCGCGACGTCGGCAGGCAGCTTCGGAGAACGCCGGGCCCGGGCCACTTATGGCTGGCACGGCGACAACGGGGCCGATCTTGTCTTGTCGGCCACCTCGTACGCCCGTAGCGGGCAGGATCTTTACTACCCGGAATTCGATACGCCCGAACAGAACCACGGCGTCGCAAACGGGCTCGACTACGATCGCGCGCAATACCTGTTCGCGAAGCTCGCCTACCGCGGCCTGACCATCAGCGCGGGCTACGGCAATCGCACGAAAGGCGCGCCGAACGCACCGTACGATGCCGTCTTCAATGCGCCGTTCAGCACGACCGACACGCACAGCTTCGTCAATGCGAGCTATCGGCACGCCGTTTCGAGCGAGCTCGAACTGGCCGCGCAGGTCTTCTGGGAGCGCTACGACTATCGCAGCCGCGCGTTCTATGGCGATCCGGCCGCGCTCAACGTGGACGGCGACAAGGCCATCTGGTACGGCGCCGATCTGCATGCGACGTGGACGGGGCTGCGCGGGCACAAGATCGTCGCGGGCGTCAACGCGACTCGCGACGCCAGCCGCACGCAATACAATTACAACGTCGATCCGTACGAGCAGATCCTGGACGACCATCACAGCGCCAATCGCATCGGCATCTACGTCGAAGACGAAATACAGCTGTCGCGGCGCTTCACGTTCAACGCAGGGTTGCGGCTCGACGACGAAAGCATATCGGGCGTGAATCTGAGCCCCCGGCTCGCCCTCATCTACAAGGCGACCGACCGCGATACGGTGAAGCTCGTCTATGGGCAGGCGTACCGCGCGCCGAATGCGTACGAGCTCTACTACACGATCCCGGGCGCCGACGGCCAGCAAGGCAACGCTTCGCTCAAGCCCGAGCACATCACGACGGTCGAGCTCATCTACGACCGGCAGCTCGGCGAAGCCGGCCATGCGACCGCATCGATCTTCCATTACCACGTTCGCAATCTGATTTCCGAAATGCCCAACGCATCGGGTGTCGAGCAGTTTCAGAACGTGAATCGTGCGAACGCGAAAGGCGTCGAGCTGGCCTACGAGCAGCGCATTGCCGGCGGCGCGACCGTTCGCGCGAGTTACACCTGGCAGATGACGCGGGACGAAGATAGCGGACTCATTCTGCAGGACTCCCCTCGCCACCTCGCCAAACTCAATGTCGCCGTGCCGCTCTTCGGCCAGGCCGCGCGCCTCGGTACCGAGTTGCGCTGCGTCTCCTCGCGGCTCGCTCAGGGCGGCGCCGCGGGTGGCTACTGCCTTGGCAACGTCACGATCGGCACCGCGCGGCTGATTCCTCACGGCGACCTCTCTTTCTCGGTCTATAACGTGACCGACAAGCGGTATTCCGATCCGGCCGGCCCCGGTTTCGCGCAAAGCGCGATCGTGCAGCAAAGCCGGACGTTTCTCGCCAAACTCGTCGTGGGATTCTGA
- a CDS encoding heavy-metal-associated domain-containing protein produces MIEFQVEGMSCQHCVGAVTKAIKAIDAHADVQIELSSGIVRVDSDDTPERFGAAISDAGYDVKRVARSA; encoded by the coding sequence ATGATCGAATTCCAAGTCGAAGGCATGAGCTGCCAGCACTGCGTCGGCGCCGTCACCAAAGCGATCAAGGCCATCGACGCCCACGCCGACGTGCAAATCGAGCTCTCGAGCGGCATCGTGCGCGTCGACTCCGACGACACGCCCGAACGGTTCGGCGCGGCCATTTCGGACGCGGGCTACGACGTCAAGCGCGTCGCCCGCAGCGCGTGA
- a CDS encoding bifunctional diguanylate cyclase/phosphodiesterase — translation MKPRKRESRSPTQEMTRIKMLRVIVALIVSSVVLLGYQAVTLRTSLTESANAQSEMIADNLAASVLFNDKAAAGEILHSLRKIPYVESVTVYTSDGTPFASYAKPGLDEFEQAEGTPDNAHTHASPWSLKDVFVVSSISLKGKAIGEVVLVAQTDQMLLELLHYTGFLLAASTAAIWVAFAVTSRMGARVAEAEKELEYLASTDPLTGLPNRREFYDELHERLHRGGPNPTRMALILVDLDNFKAVNDTLGHGAGDELLKRVAAALRRSVRATDIVSRIGGDEFAVLLEIAEDKAEGHAAATRIAHALARPFTVERTSVTATASVGVSIYPDDAREAAALVSSADIALYAAKSKGKNNAVEFHPRMTVEARRRARLEAELRKAIESDALSLVYQPQFDCRTGALIGAEALVRWVHPSDGAVSPAEFIPIAEDSGLIVALGRWVLRQACADAARWNARSPTGVHVAVNVSAGQLRQEKFNEDVRTVLDESGLPSHLLELELTESQIMANMDVGVEAMQRLRAFGVRLSLDDFGTGYSSLSYLQSFPVNCLKIDRSFIHPLPDSGQPIVTAIISMAHSFGIAVVAEGVEEPDQLAWLAEAGCDIVQGFLTGRPMSFEHLTALLAQQRAAAEPRLAVAPRLATD, via the coding sequence ATGAAGCCCAGAAAGCGCGAAAGCCGGAGCCCCACGCAGGAGATGACGCGGATCAAGATGCTGCGCGTCATCGTGGCGCTCATCGTCTCGAGCGTGGTCCTGCTCGGCTATCAGGCCGTCACCCTGCGCACGTCGCTCACCGAAAGCGCCAATGCGCAATCGGAAATGATCGCCGACAACTTGGCCGCGTCCGTCCTGTTCAACGACAAGGCGGCCGCCGGCGAGATTCTTCATTCGTTGCGCAAGATTCCATACGTCGAAAGCGTCACCGTGTACACGAGCGACGGCACACCATTCGCGAGCTACGCAAAGCCCGGCCTCGACGAGTTCGAGCAGGCGGAGGGCACGCCCGACAATGCGCATACGCACGCGAGCCCATGGTCGCTCAAGGATGTCTTCGTGGTTTCGTCGATCAGCCTCAAGGGCAAGGCGATCGGCGAAGTGGTGCTCGTTGCGCAAACGGATCAGATGCTGCTCGAGCTGCTGCATTACACGGGCTTCTTGCTGGCCGCGTCGACGGCGGCCATCTGGGTCGCGTTCGCGGTCACGTCGCGCATGGGCGCGCGCGTCGCCGAGGCGGAGAAGGAGCTCGAGTACCTCGCCTCCACGGACCCGTTGACCGGGCTGCCGAACCGGCGCGAGTTCTACGACGAACTGCACGAGCGGCTGCATCGCGGCGGCCCGAATCCCACGCGCATGGCGCTGATCCTCGTCGATCTCGACAATTTCAAGGCCGTCAACGACACCCTCGGCCATGGCGCGGGCGACGAACTGCTCAAGCGTGTGGCCGCCGCCCTGCGGCGATCGGTGCGCGCCACCGACATCGTGAGCCGCATCGGCGGCGACGAGTTCGCCGTGCTCCTCGAGATTGCCGAGGACAAGGCGGAAGGCCACGCGGCGGCCACGCGCATCGCCCATGCGCTCGCACGTCCGTTCACCGTCGAGCGCACGAGCGTCACCGCAACGGCGAGCGTTGGCGTCAGTATCTATCCCGACGACGCAAGGGAAGCGGCCGCACTCGTGAGCAGCGCCGACATCGCGCTTTACGCGGCCAAGAGCAAGGGCAAGAACAACGCTGTCGAGTTCCACCCGCGTATGACGGTAGAAGCACGCAGGCGCGCGCGGCTCGAGGCGGAGCTGCGCAAGGCGATCGAGTCGGACGCGCTTTCGCTCGTCTATCAGCCGCAGTTCGATTGCCGCACCGGCGCCCTGATCGGGGCCGAAGCGCTGGTTCGCTGGGTTCATCCGTCCGATGGCGCCGTATCGCCGGCCGAGTTCATCCCGATCGCCGAAGACAGCGGGCTCATCGTCGCGCTCGGGCGGTGGGTACTGCGTCAGGCCTGTGCCGACGCTGCACGCTGGAATGCGCGCTCGCCAACGGGCGTGCATGTAGCCGTCAATGTTTCCGCCGGGCAGTTGCGGCAGGAGAAATTCAACGAGGACGTGAGGACCGTGCTCGACGAAAGCGGCCTGCCGTCGCATCTGCTCGAACTCGAGCTGACCGAAAGCCAGATCATGGCCAACATGGATGTGGGCGTCGAAGCGATGCAGCGGCTACGCGCGTTCGGCGTGCGCCTTTCGCTCGACGATTTCGGCACTGGCTACTCGTCGCTGTCGTACCTTCAGTCGTTCCCGGTCAACTGCCTCAAGATCGATCGCAGCTTCATCCATCCGCTCCCCGACTCGGGCCAGCCGATCGTAACGGCCATCATCTCGATGGCGCACAGCTTCGGCATCGCCGTAGTCGCCGAGGGCGTCGAGGAGCCCGACCAGCTCGCATGGCTCGCCGAAGCCGGATGCGACATCGTACAAGGCTTTCTGACCGGACGGCCGATGTCGTTCGAGCACCTGACGGCACTGCTCGCGCAGCAACGCGCCGCGGCTGAACCCCGCCTCGCCGTCGCGCCGCGGCTCGCCACGGACTGA
- a CDS encoding YfiR family protein codes for MKKIRYATAALLALACYARDTVHAQVDFFSLEAAYIYNFTAFTDWPAPRLHPSQLYVCVSPGHELASMLAKLEGRTVASRSWHVRPLSDNGDASVCDVLVIDAATAASTSVKAALASDWPLLIVRTADAAEGPYVILLVLQGDQLRFDIDHSEANRRHLGLSSKLLRLARKLT; via the coding sequence ATGAAGAAAATACGATACGCCACCGCCGCACTTCTCGCCCTTGCGTGCTACGCACGCGATACCGTGCATGCGCAGGTCGATTTCTTCTCGCTCGAGGCGGCCTACATCTACAACTTCACGGCGTTCACCGATTGGCCGGCGCCGCGCCTGCATCCGTCGCAACTCTATGTCTGCGTGAGTCCGGGCCACGAGCTCGCGTCGATGCTCGCCAAGCTAGAGGGCCGTACCGTTGCCTCGCGCAGCTGGCACGTCCGCCCGCTATCCGACAATGGCGATGCATCGGTTTGCGACGTGCTCGTCATCGATGCGGCAACCGCCGCCTCGACGTCCGTCAAGGCCGCGCTCGCATCGGACTGGCCATTGCTCATCGTGCGCACAGCCGATGCCGCCGAAGGCCCATACGTCATTCTGCTCGTGCTTCAAGGCGACCAGTTGCGCTTCGACATCGACCACAGCGAGGCGAACCGGCGCCATCTGGGGCTCAGTTCGAAGCTGCTCCGGCTGGCAAGGAAGCTCACATGA
- a CDS encoding DUF3734 domain-containing protein, which yields MAEHRSASMRAEASPGAAAGDASAAPANARIVLPPYESVALVLQGGGALGAYQAGVYEGLYEAGIEPNWLAGISIGAINTAVIAGNAPADRVPKLREFWETICQPAHGVTLPPSIERAFFESNEMVRTAFTAMQAVSALVEGQKGFFVPRLPPPLPFTIGKPETVSWYDTAPLKATLERLCDFDRINSKEMRVSVAAVNVGTGNFAYFDNMRTTLRAEHIIASASLPPGFPATEIDGEYFWDGGLMSNTPLWEVVQASPRRDTLAFQVDLWSAIGPVPDNITDVQGRIKDIQYSSRTRLVTDVLQHSQRYRHVLRELLQRIAPEHRADPWCKLAEELSTSKRYNVFHLIYRNKEFEGNFKDYQFGLSTMRLHWKSGLQDIRASLAQPGWLDIPDNDAGFVTHDIHRDSR from the coding sequence ATGGCCGAGCATCGCAGCGCCTCCATGCGGGCCGAAGCGTCGCCGGGAGCAGCTGCCGGCGACGCTTCGGCCGCGCCGGCGAATGCACGCATCGTGCTGCCCCCTTATGAGTCGGTTGCGCTCGTGCTGCAGGGCGGTGGGGCGCTCGGCGCCTATCAGGCCGGTGTCTACGAGGGCCTGTACGAAGCGGGCATCGAGCCGAACTGGTTGGCGGGCATATCGATCGGCGCGATCAATACGGCGGTCATCGCCGGCAACGCGCCGGCCGATCGCGTCCCGAAGCTGCGCGAGTTCTGGGAAACGATTTGCCAGCCGGCGCACGGCGTAACGCTGCCGCCCTCTATCGAGCGCGCATTCTTCGAATCGAACGAGATGGTGCGCACGGCCTTCACGGCGATGCAGGCGGTGAGCGCGCTCGTGGAAGGGCAGAAGGGCTTTTTCGTGCCGCGACTGCCGCCTCCGCTGCCGTTTACCATCGGCAAGCCCGAGACGGTCAGCTGGTACGACACCGCACCGCTCAAGGCCACGCTCGAGCGCCTGTGCGACTTCGACCGGATCAACTCGAAGGAAATGCGGGTATCGGTTGCGGCTGTCAACGTCGGCACGGGCAACTTCGCGTATTTCGACAATATGCGCACGACGTTGCGGGCCGAGCACATCATCGCCTCGGCCTCGCTGCCCCCCGGGTTTCCCGCAACGGAGATCGACGGCGAGTATTTCTGGGACGGCGGGCTGATGTCCAACACGCCGCTCTGGGAGGTCGTGCAGGCTTCGCCGCGCCGCGATACGCTCGCGTTCCAGGTGGACCTCTGGAGCGCGATTGGGCCCGTGCCGGACAATATCACCGACGTGCAGGGCCGTATCAAGGACATCCAGTACTCGAGCCGTACGCGGCTCGTGACCGACGTGCTTCAGCATTCGCAGCGCTATCGGCACGTCCTGCGCGAGCTGCTGCAGCGCATCGCCCCCGAGCATCGTGCGGATCCGTGGTGCAAGCTCGCCGAAGAGCTTTCGACGTCGAAGCGCTACAACGTCTTTCACCTCATTTATCGCAACAAGGAATTCGAGGGGAATTTCAAGGATTACCAGTTCGGTCTCTCGACAATGCGCCTGCACTGGAAAAGCGGGTTGCAGGACATCCGCGCGAGCCTCGCGCAGCCGGGCTGGCTCGATATCCCCGATAACGACGCAGGTTTCGTCACGCACGACATTCATCGCGATTCCCGTTGA